A genomic stretch from Acidobacteriota bacterium includes:
- a CDS encoding DNA internalization-related competence protein ComEC/Rec2 — translation MAAAVAALAAAWTLFARRRDRAAAVLILAAVAGLGAALFAVRDRRYQANPLHALAADGYVDVAGRLCRSPGREPDRDVLFIDVAAVSPDGAGSPVRGRLRLSVPFRRGERRRLDYLAGDFVRASVRLGSGGSFRNFGAFSYERYLQTLGVHRRGSTKSALLVVRAAPAPAGSVRAAISRVRRSIQSELERRFPAPDGLDISPQGAVLEALLLGEDGRLDEATVENLQTTGLYHLFAISGGHIAIINLLLFSLFRLVRMSRRASSLALAVFLVFYTALVEGSPSVLRAVLMTLAVLAGRLLWKDVHVLNTIAASAFVLLLANPSSLFDIGFQLTYAATLTIILFMPPLLRRLPRLPFKISELAAMSFAASLGAAPLIARSFNRVSLSSLLLNFPAIPLVGVIMGVGYAFLPLAAVWPAAASLPAAVLRLLVALFALISHSLDAFPFLSVRVPTPKAGVLCGYYLALGLALLPPRFRFQRPAALAAVLAFAGLVAFPPLRAAPPGLRLTLIDVGQGESILVEFPGRQAMLIDGGGLPATPFDVGERVVAPVLWRKGITRIDRLVLTHPHPDHLGGLPALARDFRVGEFWEGRPAPPEGAYAELLRALPAGAVRRRCGRGSRFDIGPVAIEVLNPPLPGDGAAPGQPANEDSLVIRLTAAGTSFLLMGDAGPETERALLGSGIDLRSDVLKAGHHGSAASTSAELLAAVGPRLVLVSAGEGNAYGFPSPAFLARCDRAGAVVLRTDLDGAVEVLADGRRLVVRTAAARRAGAGPPHRLTRTTKSMIIGVD, via the coding sequence TTGGCCGCGGCCGTGGCCGCCCTGGCCGCCGCCTGGACCCTCTTCGCCCGCCGCCGCGATCGCGCCGCCGCCGTCCTGATCCTGGCCGCCGTGGCCGGCCTGGGGGCCGCGCTCTTCGCCGTCCGCGACCGCCGGTACCAGGCCAATCCCCTCCACGCGCTCGCCGCAGACGGCTACGTTGACGTGGCCGGGCGGCTCTGCCGTTCTCCCGGCCGCGAGCCCGACCGCGACGTCCTCTTCATAGACGTCGCCGCCGTGTCCCCGGACGGCGCCGGGAGTCCGGTCCGGGGCCGTCTCCGCCTGAGCGTGCCCTTCCGCCGGGGCGAGCGCCGCCGCCTCGACTATCTCGCCGGGGACTTCGTCCGGGCCTCGGTCCGGCTCGGCTCCGGCGGCTCGTTCCGCAATTTCGGCGCCTTCTCCTATGAGCGCTACCTCCAGACCCTGGGCGTCCACCGCCGCGGCTCGACCAAGTCCGCCCTTCTCGTCGTCCGGGCCGCGCCCGCCCCGGCCGGCTCGGTCCGGGCCGCCATATCCCGCGTCCGCCGGAGCATCCAGTCGGAGCTCGAGCGCCGCTTCCCCGCTCCCGACGGGCTGGACATCTCGCCCCAGGGGGCCGTGCTCGAGGCCCTGCTCCTGGGCGAGGACGGCCGCCTGGACGAGGCGACCGTCGAGAACCTGCAGACGACCGGGCTGTACCACCTCTTCGCCATCTCCGGCGGCCACATCGCCATCATCAACCTGCTCCTGTTCTCGCTCTTCCGTCTCGTCCGCATGTCCCGGCGGGCCTCGAGCCTGGCCCTGGCCGTCTTCCTCGTCTTCTATACCGCCCTGGTCGAGGGCAGCCCGTCGGTGCTTCGGGCCGTGCTCATGACCCTGGCCGTCCTGGCCGGGCGGCTCCTGTGGAAGGACGTCCACGTCCTCAACACGATCGCGGCCAGCGCCTTCGTCCTGCTTCTCGCCAACCCGTCCAGCCTCTTCGACATCGGCTTCCAGCTGACCTACGCCGCCACCCTGACGATCATCCTGTTCATGCCGCCCCTCCTCCGCCGCCTGCCGCGCCTGCCCTTCAAGATCTCCGAGCTGGCCGCGATGTCGTTCGCCGCCTCCCTGGGCGCCGCGCCGCTCATCGCCCGCAGCTTCAACCGGGTCTCGCTATCCTCGCTCCTGCTGAACTTCCCGGCCATCCCCCTGGTCGGGGTGATCATGGGCGTCGGCTACGCCTTCCTGCCGCTCGCCGCGGTTTGGCCGGCCGCCGCGTCGCTTCCCGCCGCGGTCCTGCGGCTTCTCGTCGCCCTCTTCGCCCTGATCTCCCATTCGCTCGACGCCTTCCCGTTCCTGTCCGTCCGCGTGCCGACGCCCAAGGCCGGCGTCCTCTGCGGCTATTACCTGGCCCTCGGCCTGGCCCTGCTCCCGCCCCGCTTCCGGTTCCAGAGGCCGGCCGCGCTCGCCGCCGTCCTCGCCTTCGCCGGGCTTGTGGCCTTTCCCCCGCTCCGGGCCGCCCCGCCCGGCCTGCGCCTGACCCTGATCGACGTCGGCCAGGGCGAGTCCATTTTGGTCGAGTTCCCCGGGCGGCAAGCCATGCTCATCGACGGCGGCGGCCTCCCGGCGACGCCGTTCGACGTCGGTGAGAGGGTCGTCGCGCCCGTCCTGTGGCGCAAGGGCATCACCCGGATCGACCGCCTGGTCCTGACCCACCCCCATCCCGACCACCTCGGCGGGCTTCCGGCCCTGGCCCGGGACTTCCGCGTCGGCGAGTTCTGGGAGGGGCGGCCCGCGCCGCCCGAGGGGGCCTACGCGGAGCTCCTCCGGGCCCTGCCGGCAGGGGCCGTCCGGCGCCGCTGCGGCCGCGGCTCGCGCTTCGACATCGGCCCCGTCGCGATCGAGGTCCTGAATCCCCCGCTTCCCGGCGACGGCGCCGCGCCCGGCCAGCCGGCCAACGAGGACTCGCTGGTGATCCGGCTGACGGCCGCCGGGACCTCCTTCCTGCTCATGGGGGACGCCGGCCCTGAAACCGAGCGAGCCCTGCTCGGATCAGGGATCGACCTCCGGAGCGACGTGCTCAAGGCCGGCCACCACGGCAGCGCGGCTTCGACCTCGGCCGAGCTTCTGGCAGCCGTCGGGCCGCGCCTGGTGCTCGTCTCCGCCGGCGAGGGCAACGCCTACGGGTTCCCCAGCCCGGCCTTCCTGGCCCGCTGCGACCGGGCCGGGGCCGTCGTCCTTCGGACCGATCTCGACGGGGCGGTCGAAGTCCTGGCCGACGGCCGCCGCCTGGTCGTCCGGACCGCCGCGGCCCGGCGGGCCGGGGCCGGCCCGCCCCATCGTTTGACACGTACGACTAAATCCATGATAATCGGCGTGGACTGA